One Heyndrickxia oleronia genomic window, AGTAAAGAACATAACGATTAGTCAGTTAAAACATGAATTAGAAGATCATCAAAATAAACAATTTATCGATGTGCGTACACCGGGCGAGTTTAAAGGATATCATATCCCTGGATTTAAAAATATTCCACTTCAACAGCTATCACAAAAAGCACAAATTCTATCAAAAGAGAAAGATGTTGTGGTTATATGTCAAAGTGGGATGAGAAGCCAACAGGCGAGTAAAATGCTAAAAAAATTAGGTTTTAAACATATAGCCAATGTAAAAGGCGGAGTAAGCAGCTGGAGATAAGTAAATGGAGGGAATAAAGTGAAACAACTATCAACAACTGAAGTGAAACAATTACTTGAAAGTGGTAAGTCTTTAAATCTAATCGATGTTCGTGAGGTGGATGAAGTAAAAGAAGGTAAGATACCAGGTGTTGTAAATATTCCTCTAGGTTTATTGGAAGCACGTATGCATGAATTAGATAAATCAAAGGAATATATTATGGTTTGTCGCTCTGGAGGAAGAAGTGGACGTGCGACACAATTTCTTGAAAGTTGGGGCTATCAAGTAATTAACATGTCTGGTGGTATGCTAGAGTGGGATGGTGAAACAGAATAAAAATTTTTGGAATACAATATACCTATAGGGGTAGTAGTATGGAGGTTATCATATGGAATCATTAAAAACCAATTTCACATTGGATGCAAAAGGGCTAGCTTGTCCAATGCCAATAGTTAAAACGAAAAAGGCAATGAATGATTTAGCAGCTGGTCAAGTATTAGAGGTTCAAGCCACTGATAAGGGTTCAAAAGCAGATATGAAAGCCTGGGCAGAAACAACTGGCCATCAATATCTAGGGACAATTGAAGATGGAGATGTATTGAAACATTATTTGAGAAAGTCTTCGAATGAAGAATCGGATGAGCGAAAACATCCCCATATTTTAAGTAATGAAGAATTAGAAAAGAAGTTAGAAGAAAATGCTGATTTCGTCTTAATCGATGTTCGTGAAGTTGCCGAATATGTATTTAATCATATACCAAATGCCATCTCTATACCATTAGAAGATTTAGAAAGTCGTTTAGATGATCTCAATAAAGAGGCGGAAATTGCTATTATTTGTCGTACAGGGAATCGGAGTGATCTTGCTGCACAAAAATTAGCAGTGAAAGGCTTTAAGAAGGTATTTAATGTTGTTCCTGGGATGAGTAACTGGCTAGGTAAAACGATTAATATCAACAGCTAGGAGGTAATCAATATGGAACCTGTTACTGTTTACACAACTAACCAATGTGTATATTGTGTCATGTTAAAAAACTTTTTATTGGATCAAAACATTCCATTTAAAGAGATTAATGTAGACCAAAATCCGAGAATTGTTCAAAAACTAATTGATATGACAGGGAAAATGGGAGTCCCTCAAATAGAGATTAATGGCAAATGGGTTGTCGGTTATGACCCAAATCAAATAATGAAAGCATTTGAAAACTAGGAGGAAATGAACATGAATAAAAAGGTAGCAATTATTGCAAGTAATGGTGGACTATTTGATGCATATAAGGTGTTTAATATTGCAACAGCTGCAGCAGCAACTGATCAAGAGGTAGCTATCTTCTTTACTTTTGAAGG contains:
- a CDS encoding sulfurtransferase TusA family protein → MESLKTNFTLDAKGLACPMPIVKTKKAMNDLAAGQVLEVQATDKGSKADMKAWAETTGHQYLGTIEDGDVLKHYLRKSSNEESDERKHPHILSNEELEKKLEENADFVLIDVREVAEYVFNHIPNAISIPLEDLESRLDDLNKEAEIAIICRTGNRSDLAAQKLAVKGFKKVFNVVPGMSNWLGKTININS
- a CDS encoding rhodanese-like domain-containing protein is translated as MLLSYIIFGVIVIFIVFRFLPTKGVKNITISQLKHELEDHQNKQFIDVRTPGEFKGYHIPGFKNIPLQQLSQKAQILSKEKDVVVICQSGMRSQQASKMLKKLGFKHIANVKGGVSSWR
- a CDS encoding glutaredoxin family protein, encoding MEPVTVYTTNQCVYCVMLKNFLLDQNIPFKEINVDQNPRIVQKLIDMTGKMGVPQIEINGKWVVGYDPNQIMKAFEN
- a CDS encoding rhodanese-like domain-containing protein, whose translation is MKQLSTTEVKQLLESGKSLNLIDVREVDEVKEGKIPGVVNIPLGLLEARMHELDKSKEYIMVCRSGGRSGRATQFLESWGYQVINMSGGMLEWDGETE